From the genome of Vicia villosa cultivar HV-30 ecotype Madison, WI linkage group LG2, Vvil1.0, whole genome shotgun sequence, one region includes:
- the LOC131646772 gene encoding AAA-ATPase At3g50940-like, whose product MRSPMFGGFSSSFTNIGSASSWFEIYAAFSTFMMLLRTAINDLIPIKLRNFIISKLSSFFTNYQPNNQASLQIDRFWDGITNHLYCAAKEYLPTKISNTYKSLKVGKLSKHHNVLFAFDGKQVVTDEFEDIKVKWKLVGKSKDDDELLKNPRRRHNKSNDYDENGFVLSFDEKYREKVMKKYIPHILTTYETLKAENRTLKIHSMQSGSWIQSDLTHPASFESIALDPDLKKSIIDDIDRFLRRKKLYHKVGKPWKRGYLLYGPPGTGKSSLIAAIAKYLKFDVYDLDLSSVFSNSDLMRVMRETSNRSIVVFEDIDCNSEVLDRSKSDQFSDNDFLDTLAGAKMVKTKFTLSGLLNYVDGLWSGCGEERILIFTTNHKDKVDSALLRPGRMDMHIHLSFLKGKAFRILASNYLDIEEQHGPLIEQIEELLGKVDVTPAVAAEYLLRSEDPNVALEGLVKFLQEIDVSKVVVNEENNQKV is encoded by the exons ATGAGATCCCCTATGTTTGGCGGCTTCTCTTCCTCCTTCACAAACATCGGCTCAGCATCATCATGGTTCGAGATATACGCTGCCTTTTCCACATTCATGATGCTCTTAAGAACAGCAATCAACGATCTCATACCCATCAAACTTCGAAACTTCATCATCTCAAAACTCTCATCTTTCTTCACAAATTACCAACCCAACAACCAAGCCTCACTTCAAATCGACCGGTTTTGGGATGGAATCACCAACCATCTCTACTGCGCAGCCAAAGAGTATCTCCCTACTAAAATATCCAACACTTACAAATCCCTCAAAGTTGGCAAACTATCCAAACATCACAACGTTCTCTTTGCTTTTGATGGAAAACAAGTAGTGACGGATGAGTTTGAAGATATCAAAGTTAAATGGAAGCTTGTTGGAAAATCCAAAGATGATGATGAACTTTTAAAAAATCCCAGGAGGCGTCATAATAAGTCGAATGACTACGATGAAAACGGATTTGTGTTAAGTTTTGATGAGAAATATAGGGAAAAAGTAATGAAGAAGTATATTCCACATATTTTAACCACTTATGAAACTTTAAAAGCAGAAAATAGAACTCTCAAGATTCATTCTATGCAATCTGGTTCTTGGATACAAAGTGATTTAACACACCCTGCTTCATTTGAGTCAATTGCTTTAGATCCTGATCTAAAGAAATCTATAATTGATGATATAGATAGGTTCTTGAGGAGGAAGAAGCTTTATCACAAAGTGGGTAAACCTTGGAAACGTGGGTATCTTTTGTATGGTCCACCAGGGACAGGAAAATCTAGTCTTATTGCTGCTATAGCAAAGTACTTGAAATTTGATGTCTATGATTTGGATCTGAGTTCAGTGTTTTCTAACTCGGACCTCATGAGAGTCATGAGAGAGACATCTAACAGATCTATCGTCGTCTTCGAAGATATTGACTGCAATAGTGAGGTGCTTGATCGATCAAAATCAGACCAATTTTCAGATAATGATTTTTTAGACACTCTTGCTGGTGCTAAG ATGGTTAAGACAAAGTTTACTCTTTCGGGTCTTCTTAATTATGTGGATGGATTGTGGTCGGGCTGTGGAGAGGAAAGAATTTTGATATTTACTACAAATCATAAAGACAAAGTTGATTCTGCGTTGCTGCGTCCCGGTCGAATGGATATGCATATTCACTTGTCATTTCTTAAAGGCAAGGCGTTTAGAATCTTAGCTTCTAATTATTTGGACATTGAAGAACAACATGGTCCACTTATTGAACAAATTGAGGAGCTATTGGGAAAAGTTGATGTCACGCCTGCAGTAGCAGCAGAGTATTTGTTGAGAAGTGAGGATCCTAATGTTGCTCTTGAAGGACTTGTTAAATTTCTTCAAGAAATTGatgtttcaaaagttgttgtaaATGAAGAGAATAATCAGAAAGTTTAA